ATGTAGTGGTAACCGTAGGCCCTCGGCACCACGTGTGCAACACGCTTCGACAACTTCCTCGGGCTGCTTCAGCCGCTGTAGGTAAAACCGCAGGTCAGCCCGAGGAATTCCGTTCTACGCCATGCCACCGACAGTGCTCGGCGGGCGTGTCGCGGGTCCGTACGGCGACGGTGGGGTCGGGTCGGCGCTGTCCACAGCCCGCCGATGGGGTCTGGTCAGCCGCGGCTCGGGCCGTCTAGGTTCGGACGCGAGCTCCACTCTCGGGACCCACAGGAGCAGCTGATGCCCACCCCCTCCACCGCCGCCCGCGCACGACGCGCCGCGCTCGCCGTCGCGCTGCCGCTGCTGCTCGTCGCCGGGTGTAGCGACAACCCCGAGCCGTCCGCCGCGACGACTCCCTCCGCCTCGCCCTCGCCGACGGCTACGGCCAGCGACTCCCCCGCCGCGCCTGAGCTGCCCGCTGCTGCGCGGGAGAACACGCCGGAGGGGGCGGAGGCGTTTGTCAGGCACTGGGTGGAGGTGCTGAACAGCACCCGTTCCGGCGTCGGCGGGCAAGCAATCCGACGACACAGTGCGGACGGGTGCATTCAGTGCCG
The nucleotide sequence above comes from Nocardioides massiliensis. Encoded proteins:
- a CDS encoding DUF6318 family protein codes for the protein MPTPSTAARARRAALAVALPLLLVAGCSDNPEPSAATTPSASPSPTATASDSPAAPELPAAARENTPEGAEAFVRHWVEVLNSTRSGVGGQAIRRHSADGCIQCRAISETADEIRAGSLVVDGGDWHVATSTINPYDPPEGDLIVVTRMEINQGSVTRDGQSPSPTQSSTKSISFVLDWQDRWIVLEIRTPS